Genomic DNA from Trichocoleus sp. FACHB-46:
TGCTGATGCTCCTACTAGACCCTCTGCTAGCTATGACTCGCAGCCCTTTCCTGCTGTTCTTTGGCGCTGTCATGGTCAGTGCTTGGTATGGAGGCTTAGGTCCAGGGCTCTTTGCCACCGCTTTGTCAGGTTTCATTAGCACTTACTTTTTTCTTCCGCCTCTATATTCCCTGTCTCTAGACTGGGTGAATGGCTCGCGGTTAAGTTTGTTTCTGCTGGAGGGCGTCCTGATCAGTGCCCTATCTGATGCCCTACGGGTCGCCAAGCAGCGGGTGGAGCGATCATTATTCAAGCTGCAGCTTAGTGAGGAACAGTATCGGCAATTAGTCGTTCAGGGCCAAGCACAAACGAATACCTTGAATGCGATCTTTTCCGCATCTGTGGATCATATCTATGTCTTTGACCAAGCAGGGCGATATCGATATGTCAGCGATGGAGGAGCCCAAGTACTAGGGTTTCAACCCCATGATTTGGTTGGTAAAACTTGGAAAGAGCTGGGTTTACCTGCTGATCTGATGGAACCCGTAGATGCTCAGCGAGAAACCGTGATGACGACTGGGCGATCGCTCACTAGCGAAACAGTTTTCACCACAGACAATGGGGTGCGGTTTTACGAATATATTCTGGCTCCACTCCACGCAGATCCATCCACGCAATCTGTGGTGGTAATCTCCCGAGATGTGACCGAGCGCAAGCAAGCAGAGGCCGAGCGGAACCAGCTTCTGGTACGAGAGCAAGCCGCGCGAGCAGAAGCGGAGGTGCAGCGGAATCGATTGCATTCACTTCTCCTCCAAGCTCCAGCTTTTATTTGTATCAGTCGTGGGCCTGATCATGTCTTTGAGTTTGCCAATCCCCGCTACTATCAACTCGTCGGAAACCGCGAACTGATTGGGCGCACCAATCGAGAAGCCTTTCCTGAACTAGCAGGACAAGGTTTTTTTGAACTTCTAGATCAAGTGCTGGCCACTGGACAGCCCTTCTTTGGCAACGAAATCGCGGCTCAATTGGATCGGCAAGGGAATGGATCAATCGAGGAGGGGTTTTTTAACTTTGTCTACCAGCCCATGTTCGATATCAATGGTGCTGTAGAAGGGGTGATTACCTTTGGCTTTGAAGT
This window encodes:
- a CDS encoding PAS domain-containing protein, translating into MPHPTRSQVQRYGIAGLSVLLASVLMLLLDPLLAMTRSPFLLFFGAVMVSAWYGGLGPGLFATALSGFISTYFFLPPLYSLSLDWVNGSRLSLFLLEGVLISALSDALRVAKQRVERSLFKLQLSEEQYRQLVVQGQAQTNTLNAIFSASVDHIYVFDQAGRYRYVSDGGAQVLGFQPHDLVGKTWKELGLPADLMEPVDAQRETVMTTGRSLTSETVFTTDNGVRFYEYILAPLHADPSTQSVVVISRDVTERKQAEAERNQLLVREQAARAEAEVQRNRLHSLLLQAPAFICISRGPDHVFEFANPRYYQLVGNRELIGRTNREAFPELAGQGFFELLDQVLATGQPFFGNEIAAQLDRQGNGSIEEGFFNFVYQPMFDINGAVEGVITFGFEVTDQVVARRQAEALAADLRIQQVALKKSEARFSRLVESNIIGVLLAGPSGTIMEANDAFLKIVGYTREDLHDGVMNWSEMTPPEYVQQDELVLQELAASGSCTPFEKAYIRKDGSQVPILLGAARLESD